One window of Clostridiales bacterium genomic DNA carries:
- a CDS encoding YqzL family protein: MLLETIWKTFEITGSIDAYMCYKEIEQVSQKETKEKKADEK, encoded by the coding sequence ATGTTATTGGAAACAATATGGAAAACTTTTGAGATTACAGGTTCTATAGATGCGTATATGTGCTATAAAGAGATAGAACAGGTTTCCCAGAAGGAAACTAAAGAGAAAAAGGCAGATGAAAAATAA
- the ybeY gene encoding rRNA maturation RNase YbeY, with protein MKILIENLQDKVEVQDALKENIEKVVLLSLDKENVKIDSQVSIYFVDNEKIQEINKKTRDVDKITDVLTFPIAEFDKGRLSLLSGDIDMDNGLLILGDIVISLEKAVFQAKEYGHSVEREILFLITHGMYHILGYDHMTPADEKEMMNRQEEVLSELNINRN; from the coding sequence ATGAAAATCTTAATTGAAAATTTGCAAGATAAAGTGGAAGTGCAAGACGCGTTAAAAGAAAATATAGAGAAGGTGGTCTTACTAAGTTTAGATAAAGAAAATGTTAAGATAGATTCGCAAGTTTCGATATATTTTGTGGATAATGAAAAAATACAAGAGATAAATAAAAAAACTAGGGATGTAGATAAAATAACAGATGTATTAACATTTCCTATTGCAGAGTTTGATAAAGGTAGGTTGAGTTTGTTGTCTGGTGATATAGATATGGATAACGGGCTTTTGATTTTAGGAGATATAGTCATTTCGCTAGAGAAGGCAGTATTTCAGGCAAAAGAGTACGGACATTCTGTGGAGAGAGAAATATTATTTTTGATAACGCATGGGATGTATCATATTTTAGGATATGATCATATGACACCAGCTGACGAAAAAGAGATGATGAATAGGCAAGAGGAGGTATTATCGGAATTGAATATAAATAGAAATTAA
- the pgsA gene encoding CDP-diacylglycerol--glycerol-3-phosphate 3-phosphatidyltransferase, whose translation MNLPNKITLSRIFVVPLFMLFVIPIPSWVINLPVLTFMRGLMLVFNNFIMVYGNYIAAGIFIILASTDAVDGYIARKHKMVTKVGIFLDPIADKLLVTSALIALLERGELTGWAAMIIIGREFIVTGLRLVLAGEGVVVAASNWGKIKTITQMVAIVLALVKNYPLSMFTDFAFDRVAMFIAVIITIYSLYDYLKKNIHIITKPS comes from the coding sequence ATGAATTTGCCGAATAAGATAACGTTGTCGAGAATTTTTGTTGTGCCGTTGTTTATGCTTTTTGTCATACCAATACCAAGCTGGGTGATCAATCTTCCAGTGCTAACTTTCATGAGAGGGTTAATGCTTGTGTTCAACAATTTTATTATGGTATATGGTAACTACATAGCAGCGGGTATTTTTATTATATTAGCAAGTACAGATGCAGTAGATGGTTATATAGCAAGAAAACATAAAATGGTAACGAAAGTAGGAATATTTTTAGATCCTATTGCAGACAAATTATTAGTTACATCTGCATTGATAGCTTTACTAGAACGTGGAGAGTTGACGGGATGGGCGGCTATGATTATAATAGGCCGTGAGTTTATAGTAACAGGACTAAGACTTGTTTTAGCTGGTGAAGGTGTTGTTGTAGCTGCAAGTAATTGGGGAAAGATTAAAACGATAACTCAAATGGTGGCTATTGTGTTAGCGCTTGTAAAAAATTATCCACTTAGTATGTTTACGGATTTTGCGTTTGACAGAGTTGCTATGTTTATAGCTGTTATAATAACAATATATTCTTTATACGATTACTTAAAAAAGAATATACACATTATAACAAAGCCGAGTTAA
- the cdd gene encoding cytidine deaminase: protein MTNAELLQLAVKAKENSYSPYSKFRVGAALLCENGKVYSGSNVENASIGATVCAERVAILKAISSGERNFKKIAISVDSKNWGYPCGICLQVMTEFCGDDFKIVVANRQNEHKELKLKDVLPNAFRKKELDGFIGGL from the coding sequence GTGACGAATGCAGAGTTGTTGCAATTAGCAGTTAAAGCAAAAGAAAATTCATATTCACCGTATTCTAAATTTAGAGTGGGGGCAGCGTTGTTGTGTGAGAATGGTAAGGTATACAGTGGCAGTAATGTGGAGAATGCATCCATTGGAGCTACTGTTTGTGCAGAGAGAGTTGCCATATTAAAAGCAATTTCTAGTGGAGAGAGAAATTTTAAAAAAATAGCAATATCCGTTGATAGCAAAAATTGGGGATATCCTTGTGGTATTTGTCTTCAAGTCATGACAGAATTTTGCGGAGATGATTTTAAAATAGTAGTAGCCAATAGACAGAATGAACATAAAGAGCTAAAATTAAAAGATGTGTTACCAAATGCATTTAGAAAGAAAGAATTAGATGGTTTTATAGGAGGTTTGTAG
- a CDS encoding HDIG domain-containing protein, whose product MGTKLIHKIKIAMQDEKNQKHMIVIVTVILAFSIVFSGLLPKKYKLNVGDISQYDITAPREVKNEIKTKENQELAYQNEPVEVKEDTATSIEVIRSIDNFLTTIKNERSLPRPKFDRVVQKLKSNNAMLTGEVDVKFLLLGIDNNKFNNFEHVLKSLIGDTLKEDITIENLDEIIIKAQMKVQELDMPMELKNIGSLIVKNIIKPNRIINEEETQKKREIAYNDPKNIEMVDKGQRIISVGDIVTKDKIQLLEDLNMLETHDEIDFELVLGTFVLVGLLAMIVVIYVKYRKNILTKTSELFMVSLIIVMELVMARVVGAYQIFMIPMFFVGVIIAILSDLGLAVLINTLLAVTISIMHRGSLEYMYMTIISGSAMCFFSYRAKQRSKLTNAGIYASMLNVVVVATVSMINKRPVSDLVVDCMLAFANGIVSIILTIGVLPFLETAFNIITPMRLLELSNPNQPLLKRLLLEAPGTYHHSLMVGNLAEAATEAIGGNALLARVGAYYHDIGKLKRPNFFIENQSGENPHDKMTPNLSALVIMSHTYDGAQLAKKYKLPTAIIDLIMEHHGTTKLVYFYHKAKNQSKQEVLEENFRYQGPKPGSKEASVVMLADSVEAAVRSLAVKTEGKIEKCIRDIIKNKLDDGQFDLCSLTLRDMDSIARSFMKVLSGCFHEREEYPKQIDKELALCVSKMGDIGRNEVLNENLN is encoded by the coding sequence ATGGGCACAAAATTAATACACAAGATAAAAATAGCTATGCAAGATGAGAAAAATCAAAAACATATGATAGTTATAGTGACGGTGATATTGGCATTTAGTATTGTCTTTAGTGGCCTTTTACCTAAGAAGTATAAATTGAATGTAGGAGATATTTCACAGTATGATATTACAGCACCAAGAGAAGTAAAAAATGAAATAAAAACAAAAGAGAATCAGGAGTTAGCATATCAGAACGAACCAGTGGAGGTAAAGGAAGATACTGCTACATCTATAGAGGTAATTAGGAGTATAGATAATTTTTTAACTACAATAAAAAACGAACGAAGCTTGCCAAGACCTAAGTTTGATAGAGTTGTTCAAAAGTTAAAATCTAATAACGCTATGCTGACCGGTGAGGTTGATGTAAAGTTTTTGTTATTAGGAATTGATAATAATAAATTTAATAATTTTGAGCATGTTTTAAAATCACTTATTGGAGATACATTGAAGGAAGACATAACAATAGAAAATTTAGATGAAATTATAATAAAGGCACAGATGAAAGTTCAAGAACTTGATATGCCGATGGAGCTAAAAAATATAGGAAGTCTTATAGTAAAAAACATTATAAAGCCAAACAGGATAATTAATGAAGAGGAGACACAAAAGAAAAGAGAGATTGCATATAATGATCCTAAAAATATAGAGATGGTGGATAAGGGACAACGTATAATAAGTGTTGGAGATATTGTAACAAAGGATAAAATACAATTGTTAGAAGACTTAAATATGTTAGAGACTCATGATGAAATAGATTTTGAACTTGTGCTGGGGACATTTGTGTTAGTGGGGCTACTTGCTATGATTGTGGTTATATATGTAAAGTATAGAAAAAACATATTGACTAAGACTAGTGAATTATTTATGGTTTCACTGATAATTGTGATGGAATTGGTGATGGCTCGTGTAGTGGGTGCTTATCAGATTTTTATGATTCCTATGTTTTTTGTAGGAGTGATTATTGCAATTTTATCAGATTTAGGACTAGCCGTACTAATAAATACATTGTTGGCAGTAACAATATCAATTATGCATAGGGGAAGTTTAGAATATATGTATATGACAATAATAAGTGGATCAGCCATGTGTTTCTTTAGTTACAGAGCTAAGCAAAGAAGCAAATTAACGAATGCTGGGATATATGCAAGTATGTTAAATGTAGTTGTTGTGGCTACAGTGTCAATGATAAACAAACGGCCGGTGTCTGATCTAGTAGTGGATTGTATGTTGGCATTTGCAAATGGAATAGTTTCTATAATATTAACAATAGGCGTATTGCCTTTTTTAGAGACTGCATTTAATATAATAACACCAATGCGATTATTGGAGCTATCAAATCCAAACCAGCCTTTGCTAAAACGGCTGCTTTTGGAAGCTCCGGGTACATACCATCATAGCCTTATGGTAGGAAATTTGGCGGAAGCTGCAACCGAAGCTATAGGTGGGAATGCATTGCTTGCCAGAGTTGGTGCTTATTATCATGATATAGGTAAATTAAAAAGACCCAATTTCTTTATAGAGAATCAATCGGGAGAGAATCCTCATGATAAGATGACTCCTAATTTAAGTGCACTAGTGATAATGTCACATACTTATGATGGAGCACAACTTGCAAAGAAGTATAAATTGCCAACTGCTATAATAGACTTGATAATGGAGCATCATGGTACAACAAAGTTGGTATATTTTTATCACAAAGCAAAAAATCAAAGCAAACAGGAGGTATTGGAGGAGAATTTTAGATATCAGGGGCCAAAACCTGGATCAAAAGAGGCTTCTGTTGTTATGTTGGCAGATTCAGTTGAAGCTGCAGTTAGGTCTTTGGCGGTAAAAACAGAAGGGAAAATAGAAAAGTGTATAAGGGACATAATAAAAAATAAGTTAGATGATGGACAATTTGATTTATGTAGTTTAACATTAAGAGACATGGATAGTATAGCAAGATCGTTTATGAAAGTTTTAAGTGGATGTTTCCATGAAAGGGAAGAGTATCCTAAACAGATAGACAAGGAATTAGCATTGTGTGTAAGCAAAATGGGTGATATAGGAAGGAATGAAGTTTTGAATGAAAATCTTAATTGA
- the rimO gene encoding 30S ribosomal protein S12 methylthiotransferase RimO — translation MKVGVISLGCPKNLIDSEIILGILKDNKYEIVTDKEEADAIIVNTCAFIESAQQEAIDTILEVSKLKGKKLKKLVVAGCLAQRYKDEVIKEIPEVDAVLGTSKVGDVLNVLSDEKDGDRVVCGSFGNIDYLNKSRVVSTAKPTAYLKIAEGCDNFCTYCIIPKLRGRYVSRKIEDVVKEAKILSDEGYSEIVLVAQDVTVYGKDLYGKKRIVELIQEISKIDKVRWIRLLYCYPEEITDDLIQEMRTNSKLLNYLDIPIQHASDYVLKKMGRRGNRALIQDVIKKIRESVPDVVIRTSLIVGFPGERDEDFVVLRDFVDSIKFDRLGVFKYSREEGTPAYNMENQVSEKVKEERYNDIMTIQNKISKEKCQGRLGRIYETVVEGVADDGIFYEGRTRYEAPDIDGKIYFTSGEELNIGDFVSTKIVNADDYDLIGVVIDEFAE, via the coding sequence GTGAAAGTGGGAGTTATTTCTTTAGGATGTCCAAAGAATTTGATAGATAGTGAAATTATTTTAGGTATATTGAAAGATAATAAATATGAGATAGTAACAGATAAGGAAGAAGCTGATGCAATAATAGTTAATACGTGTGCGTTTATAGAATCAGCTCAGCAAGAGGCAATTGATACAATACTTGAGGTTTCTAAATTAAAGGGAAAAAAATTAAAAAAGCTTGTTGTGGCGGGCTGTCTTGCACAAAGGTATAAAGATGAAGTAATAAAAGAAATACCAGAGGTAGATGCGGTTTTGGGGACATCAAAGGTTGGAGATGTGTTAAATGTACTAAGTGATGAGAAAGATGGGGATAGAGTTGTTTGTGGATCATTTGGGAATATAGACTATCTAAACAAATCAAGGGTGGTGTCGACAGCAAAACCTACTGCATACTTAAAAATAGCAGAGGGGTGCGATAATTTTTGTACATATTGTATAATACCTAAATTGAGGGGTAGATACGTTAGTAGAAAAATTGAGGATGTAGTAAAAGAAGCAAAAATTTTATCAGACGAAGGGTATAGTGAGATAGTGTTAGTCGCACAAGATGTGACGGTTTATGGAAAGGATTTATACGGGAAGAAACGTATAGTAGAGTTAATACAAGAAATTTCAAAAATAGATAAAGTAAGATGGATACGATTACTTTATTGTTATCCAGAGGAAATAACAGATGATCTGATACAAGAAATGAGAACAAATAGTAAGTTACTTAACTATTTGGATATTCCTATCCAGCATGCAAGTGATTATGTTTTGAAAAAAATGGGTAGAAGAGGTAATAGAGCGCTAATACAGGATGTGATAAAAAAGATCAGAGAAAGTGTTCCTGATGTTGTAATAAGGACATCTCTAATAGTAGGATTTCCAGGAGAAAGAGATGAAGATTTTGTTGTTTTAAGGGATTTTGTAGATAGTATAAAATTTGATAGATTAGGAGTATTTAAGTATTCAAGAGAGGAGGGAACGCCTGCATATAATATGGAGAACCAGGTAAGTGAGAAAGTGAAAGAAGAAAGGTATAATGATATTATGACAATTCAGAACAAGATATCTAAAGAGAAATGTCAAGGCAGATTAGGTAGAATATATGAGACAGTGGTTGAAGGTGTGGCAGATGATGGAATATTTTATGAAGGAAGGACTAGGTACGAGGCGCCTGATATAGATGGTAAAATATATTTTACATCAGGTGAGGAACTAAATATAGGGGATTTTGTATCAACAAAGATAGTAAATGCAGATGATTATGACTTAATAGGGGTGGTAATAGATGAATTTGCCGAATAA
- the recO gene encoding DNA repair protein RecO yields MEFINLKGIVIREVNVGEADRYIDLFTDKLGKVTIYVKSVRSTRSRNLLGAQLLNYCGYVLVKKKDKYYISSSELIESFYDIRNDMVSLTYAVHFLDIINSVICENESQIALLKLLLNTLYVLSKRKKDPKLICSVFELRLLKILGYEPDIKECVHCGRDEGIVYFDISNGGLICDLCKKISKNKVVLRAGVLKALKFILGVSQKDVFKFNLDEACIKDLSKLSRNYLRDKLDKEYNKLDFLDHIN; encoded by the coding sequence ATGGAGTTTATTAATTTAAAAGGTATAGTTATAAGGGAAGTTAATGTGGGAGAGGCTGATAGATATATAGACCTCTTCACAGATAAACTTGGGAAAGTAACGATATACGTAAAAAGCGTGCGATCTACCAGGTCACGCAATCTGCTTGGTGCGCAGCTTTTGAATTATTGTGGATATGTTTTGGTAAAAAAGAAAGATAAGTATTATATTTCTTCTAGCGAGCTTATAGAAAGTTTTTATGATATAAGAAATGATATGGTGTCGTTAACGTATGCGGTACATTTTTTAGATATAATAAATAGTGTTATTTGTGAGAACGAAAGTCAAATAGCGCTACTTAAGCTTTTGTTAAATACACTTTATGTATTGTCAAAAAGAAAGAAGGATCCAAAACTTATATGTTCGGTGTTTGAGTTAAGGCTTCTTAAAATATTAGGTTATGAACCAGATATAAAGGAATGTGTGCATTGTGGCAGAGACGAAGGTATAGTGTATTTTGATATTTCAAATGGTGGATTGATTTGTGACTTATGTAAAAAAATATCTAAAAATAAGGTTGTATTAAGAGCGGGTGTGCTAAAAGCATTAAAATTTATATTGGGAGTATCTCAAAAAGATGTGTTTAAATTTAATTTAGATGAAGCGTGTATAAAAGATTTATCCAAATTGTCTAGAAATTATTTAAGAGATAAATTAGATAAAGAATATAATAAGCTTGATTTTTTGGATCATATAAATTAA
- the era gene encoding GTPase Era, with product MSFKSGFVSIVGKPNAGKSTLLNRLTGEKIAIISDKPQTTRNTIRTIITDDSSQIIFMDTPGIHKPKTKLGEYMINEINESVSSVDVIIYLVDVKRIYIKDEEKDILEKLKNSNKKVILGLNKIDLIDKKELLPIIDKYKDEMDFKGIYPISAKDGFGVEEILLKIKELLPEGPMYYPEDSLTDQPERVIVAEIIREKMLRLLDDEVPHGIGVEIMRFKDRDNKDLIDIDATIYCERSSHKGIVIGKGGAMLKKIGMYARQDIEKMLGTKVNLKLWVKIKDDWRNSNSMLNTLGYK from the coding sequence ATGAGTTTTAAGTCAGGTTTTGTATCAATAGTAGGAAAGCCAAATGCAGGTAAATCGACCTTATTAAACAGGTTAACAGGAGAGAAAATAGCAATAATTTCGGATAAGCCACAAACAACAAGAAACACTATCCGGACAATAATTACTGATGATAGTAGTCAAATAATATTTATGGATACACCGGGCATACACAAGCCAAAGACAAAGCTTGGCGAGTATATGATAAATGAGATAAACGAATCAGTAAGTAGTGTAGATGTAATAATTTATTTGGTTGATGTAAAGAGAATTTATATCAAGGACGAGGAAAAAGATATATTAGAAAAGTTAAAAAATAGTAACAAGAAGGTTATACTTGGATTAAATAAAATTGATCTTATAGATAAAAAAGAATTATTGCCGATAATTGACAAATATAAGGATGAGATGGATTTTAAAGGAATATATCCGATTTCTGCAAAAGATGGATTCGGGGTAGAAGAAATTTTATTAAAAATAAAAGAATTATTGCCAGAGGGCCCGATGTATTATCCAGAGGACTCCCTAACTGACCAACCAGAAAGAGTGATAGTTGCAGAGATAATAAGAGAAAAAATGTTACGGTTATTGGATGATGAAGTACCACACGGAATAGGTGTAGAAATTATGAGATTTAAAGATAGGGATAATAAAGATTTGATAGATATAGATGCAACCATATATTGTGAAAGAAGTTCTCATAAAGGTATAGTAATAGGAAAAGGTGGGGCAATGCTTAAGAAAATTGGCATGTACGCAAGACAAGATATAGAAAAGATGTTAGGTACAAAAGTTAATTTAAAGCTTTGGGTAAAAATAAAAGATGATTGGAGAAATAGCAATTCAATGCTAAATACTCTAGGATATAAATAA